The Streptomyces sp. NBC_01353 genome contains a region encoding:
- a CDS encoding ABC transporter substrate-binding protein: MTWRRTLLPAAALVPLLAGCSAPSEQDPAAKAAPGFPYTVSNCGMKTTYQAPPRRAVTMNQHVTEVMLALGLEKSLVGTAYLDDRILPAYKKAYDAVPVLAKEYPAKEALLAANPDFVYGGYASAFDAKVGRSRDDLKAAGFNTRLNMEYCPSGASSLADLYQEVDEVGRTFGVPDRGARWTAEAKKTVAATEKKLNGLAPLSVFVYDSGDKTAFTAGGKGIGNELITRAGGRNVFADLDKAFGDVTWEQVVARKPDVIVIYDYGSTTVEQKKKRLLDDPALKDVPAIKNKRFAVMPLSDAVLGVRVPAAIEKLAAQLHPAR; encoded by the coding sequence ATGACCTGGCGCCGTACCCTGCTGCCCGCCGCCGCCCTCGTCCCGCTCCTCGCCGGCTGCTCGGCACCCTCGGAACAGGACCCCGCCGCGAAGGCCGCACCGGGATTCCCGTACACCGTCTCCAACTGCGGTATGAAGACGACGTACCAGGCCCCGCCGCGGCGGGCCGTCACCATGAACCAGCACGTCACCGAGGTCATGCTCGCCCTCGGCCTGGAGAAGTCCCTCGTCGGCACCGCCTACCTGGACGACCGGATCCTGCCCGCGTACAAGAAGGCGTACGACGCGGTGCCGGTGCTCGCGAAGGAGTACCCCGCCAAGGAAGCGCTGCTCGCCGCGAACCCCGACTTCGTCTACGGCGGCTACGCCAGCGCCTTCGACGCCAAGGTCGGCCGCAGCCGGGACGACCTGAAGGCCGCGGGCTTCAACACCCGCCTGAACATGGAGTACTGCCCTTCGGGCGCCTCCTCCCTCGCCGACCTCTACCAGGAGGTCGACGAGGTCGGCCGGACCTTCGGCGTCCCCGACCGCGGCGCGCGCTGGACGGCCGAGGCGAAGAAGACCGTCGCGGCCACCGAGAAGAAGCTGAACGGCCTCGCCCCGCTGTCGGTCTTCGTCTACGACAGCGGCGACAAGACGGCGTTCACCGCCGGAGGCAAGGGCATCGGCAACGAGCTGATCACCCGCGCCGGCGGCCGCAACGTCTTCGCCGACCTCGACAAGGCCTTCGGTGACGTGACCTGGGAGCAGGTCGTCGCCCGCAAGCCGGACGTGATCGTCATCTACGACTACGGCTCCACGACCGTCGAACAGAAGAAGAAGCGGCTCCTGGACGACCCGGCCCTCAAGGACGTCCCGGCGATCAAGAACAAGCGCTTCGCCGTCATGCCCCTCTCGGACGCGGTCCTCGGCGTCCGCGTCCCGGCGGCGATCGAGAAGCTCGCGGCCCAGCTCCACCCGGCGCGATGA
- a CDS encoding iron ABC transporter permease, with protein MTATPLPDADAERGAGPQGPALSGSGPVGPAPVGPALSGSGLPGPAPAGSAPAAPAPAALVPAAAAAATAPASAARSRRSGANGPGRYVLVVAGLVAALALSVVAGVALGSVRIPVGDVAEILTGRAAPSPYRTIVLDVRLPRVLLGAIVGAGLAVVGTVLQALVRNRLADPFLLGISSGASTGAVLVLVLGIGGGVTTTVAMPAAAFAGALLALVLVYGLARRGSTMTGARLVLAGVAVSYILSALTTLLLVLAGRPEHFQEAMFWSLGGLGSARWDTLVLPAAVLALGIAALLTLARPLDLLLVGEEGATVLGLDTTRFRAAVFVLASLVTAVMVSVSGAVGFVGLMVPHAARMAVGAPHRRLLPVAALGGATALILADLAARTVAAPQDIPVGVLTALTGGPFFLWLMRRRAEGSPV; from the coding sequence ATGACGGCCACCCCGCTCCCGGACGCGGACGCGGAACGGGGCGCGGGCCCGCAGGGCCCTGCCCTGTCCGGTTCGGGTCCGGTCGGCCCGGCTCCGGTCGGTCCGGCGCTGTCCGGTTCGGGTCTGCCCGGCCCGGCCCCAGCCGGTTCGGCTCCGGCCGCTCCTGCTCCGGCCGCTCTTGTCCCTGCCGCCGCAGCGGCGGCCACGGCGCCGGCCTCCGCCGCCCGGTCCCGCCGGTCCGGGGCGAACGGCCCCGGACGGTACGTGCTCGTCGTCGCCGGGCTCGTCGCCGCCCTCGCGCTCTCCGTCGTCGCCGGCGTCGCCCTCGGGTCGGTACGGATACCCGTGGGCGACGTCGCCGAGATCCTCACCGGCCGTGCAGCCCCCTCCCCGTACCGCACGATCGTCCTCGACGTCCGGCTGCCCCGTGTCCTGCTCGGCGCGATCGTCGGCGCCGGGCTCGCCGTCGTCGGCACCGTCCTGCAGGCCCTCGTCCGCAACCGCCTCGCCGACCCCTTCCTGCTCGGGATCTCCTCCGGGGCCTCCACCGGCGCCGTCCTCGTGCTCGTCCTCGGCATCGGCGGCGGGGTCACGACCACCGTCGCCATGCCGGCCGCCGCCTTCGCCGGCGCGCTCCTCGCCCTCGTCCTCGTCTACGGCCTGGCCCGCCGCGGCTCCACGATGACCGGCGCACGGCTCGTCCTGGCCGGCGTGGCCGTCTCGTACATCCTGTCCGCGCTGACAACCCTGCTGCTCGTCCTCGCCGGACGCCCCGAGCACTTCCAGGAGGCGATGTTCTGGTCCCTCGGCGGCCTCGGCAGCGCCCGCTGGGACACCCTCGTCCTGCCGGCCGCCGTCCTCGCCCTCGGCATCGCCGCCCTGCTCACCCTCGCCCGCCCGCTCGACCTGCTCCTCGTCGGCGAGGAGGGCGCAACCGTCCTCGGCCTGGACACCACCCGCTTCCGCGCCGCCGTCTTCGTCCTGGCCTCCCTCGTCACCGCCGTCATGGTCTCCGTCAGCGGAGCCGTCGGCTTCGTCGGCCTGATGGTCCCGCACGCCGCCCGCATGGCCGTCGGCGCACCGCACCGCCGTCTGCTGCCGGTCGCCGCACTCGGCGGGGCGACCGCCCTGATCCTGGCCGACCTGGCCGCCCGTACCGTCGCCGCGCCCCAGGACATCCCCGTCGGCGTCCTCACCGCCCTGACCGGCGGCCCGTTCTTCCTCTGGCTGATGCGCCGCCGCGCGGAAGGGAGCCCGGTATGA
- a CDS encoding ABC transporter ATP-binding protein, producing MTELRTRELSYGTRLHGVDITARPGETVGLVGPNGSGKTTLLRCVYGTLTPTSGRALLDGVDVHTLGAKARARRIATVPQDGDAEWELTVRELVALGRSPHKRFWEGDTGDDLARTDAALARVGIAELADRPYPTLSGGERRRALVARALVQEPALLVLDEPTNHLDIRYQLEVLRLVRDLGTTNLLALHDLNLAALYCDRLYVLDGGRIVAQGAPAEVLTPELLSTVYGVEAEVVPHPRTGTPTVLYLPGPPVERDLSVM from the coding sequence ATGACCGAGCTGCGGACGCGGGAACTCTCGTACGGGACACGCCTGCACGGCGTCGACATCACCGCCCGCCCCGGCGAGACCGTCGGACTCGTCGGCCCCAACGGCAGCGGCAAGACCACCCTCCTGCGCTGCGTCTACGGCACCCTCACCCCGACCTCAGGCCGCGCCCTCCTCGACGGCGTCGACGTGCACACCCTGGGCGCCAAGGCGCGGGCGCGCAGGATCGCCACCGTCCCGCAGGACGGCGACGCCGAGTGGGAGCTGACCGTCCGCGAGCTGGTCGCCCTCGGCCGCTCCCCGCACAAACGCTTCTGGGAGGGTGACACCGGCGACGACCTCGCCCGTACCGACGCGGCCCTCGCCCGCGTCGGCATCGCGGAACTCGCCGACCGCCCGTACCCCACCCTCTCCGGCGGCGAACGCCGGCGCGCCCTCGTCGCCCGCGCCCTCGTCCAGGAACCGGCGCTCCTCGTCCTGGACGAGCCCACCAACCACCTCGACATCCGCTACCAGTTGGAGGTCCTGCGCCTCGTCCGTGACCTGGGCACCACCAACCTCCTCGCCCTCCACGACCTCAACCTCGCCGCCCTCTACTGCGACCGGCTCTACGTCCTCGACGGCGGCCGGATCGTCGCCCAGGGAGCACCCGCCGAGGTCCTCACCCCGGAGCTGCTCTCGACCGTGTACGGGGTGGAAGCCGAGGTCGTTCCGCATCCCAGGACCGGCACCCCGACCGTCCTCTATCTCCCCGGTCCGCCTGTCGAGCGCGATCTGTCCGTCATGTGA
- a CDS encoding putative leader peptide, with product MVSHDVSEVTPGSVLLVARLHVDLCRLASAM from the coding sequence ATGGTTTCCCACGACGTGAGCGAAGTGACGCCGGGCAGCGTGCTGCTCGTGGCGCGGTTGCACGTCGACCTGTGCCGCCTCGCCAGCGCGATGTGA
- a CDS encoding MoaD/ThiS family protein, producing MAIEVRIPTILRTYTDGAKAVEGSGATLAELFTDLETRHAGIQARIVDEAKGGELRRFVNVYLNDEDVRFLDGINTKLTDGDNVTILPAVAGGMV from the coding sequence ATGGCCATCGAGGTCCGCATCCCGACCATCCTCCGCACCTACACCGACGGCGCCAAGGCCGTCGAGGGCAGCGGTGCGACGCTCGCCGAGCTCTTCACCGACCTCGAGACCCGTCACGCGGGCATCCAGGCCCGGATCGTCGACGAGGCCAAGGGCGGCGAGCTGCGCCGCTTCGTCAACGTCTACCTGAACGACGAGGACGTCCGCTTCCTGGACGGCATCAACACCAAGCTGACCGACGGCGACAACGTCACGATCCTGCCGGCCGTCGCCGGCGGCATGGTCTGA
- a CDS encoding cysteine synthase — translation MRYDSPLAAVGNTPLVRLPRLSPSDDVRIWAKLEDRNPTGSVKDRPALHMIEQAEKDGRLTPGCTILEPTSGNTGISLAMAAKLKGYRIVCVMPENTSEERRQLLAMWGAEIISSPAAGGSNTAVRVAKEIAAENPTWVMLYQYGNPDNAGAHYATTGPEILADLPSVTHFVAGLGTTGTLMGVGRYLREHKPDVKIVAAEPRYDDLVYGLRNLDEGFVPELYDASVLTTRFSVGSADAVTRTRELLQQEGIFAGVSTGAALHAAIGVGNKAVKAGESADIVFVVADGGWKYLSTGLYTAATDEEAIETVQGQLWA, via the coding sequence ATGCGTTACGACTCCCCGCTGGCGGCGGTCGGCAACACACCCCTGGTCCGGCTGCCCCGGCTCTCGCCCTCGGACGACGTCCGCATCTGGGCCAAGCTGGAGGACCGCAACCCCACCGGCTCGGTCAAGGACCGCCCCGCGCTCCACATGATCGAGCAGGCCGAGAAGGACGGCCGGCTCACCCCCGGCTGCACCATCCTGGAACCGACCAGCGGCAACACCGGCATCTCGCTCGCGATGGCGGCCAAGCTCAAGGGCTACCGCATCGTCTGCGTCATGCCGGAGAACACCAGCGAGGAGCGCCGCCAGCTGCTCGCGATGTGGGGCGCCGAGATCATCTCGTCCCCCGCGGCGGGCGGGTCGAACACCGCGGTACGGGTCGCCAAGGAGATCGCGGCCGAGAACCCCACGTGGGTGATGCTCTACCAGTACGGCAACCCGGACAACGCGGGCGCCCACTACGCCACGACCGGCCCCGAGATCCTCGCCGACCTGCCCTCGGTCACCCACTTCGTCGCGGGCCTGGGCACCACCGGCACCCTCATGGGCGTCGGCCGCTACCTGCGCGAGCACAAGCCGGACGTCAAGATCGTCGCCGCCGAACCGCGCTACGACGACCTGGTCTACGGCCTGCGGAACCTGGACGAGGGCTTCGTGCCCGAGCTTTACGACGCCTCCGTCCTCACCACCCGCTTCTCGGTCGGCTCGGCCGACGCCGTGACGCGTACCCGGGAACTCCTCCAGCAGGAGGGCATCTTCGCCGGTGTCTCGACGGGCGCGGCGCTGCACGCGGCCATCGGTGTCGGCAACAAGGCCGTCAAGGCCGGCGAGAGCGCGGACATCGTCTTCGTCGTCGCGGACGGCGGCTGGAAGTACCTGTCGACCGGGCTCTACACGGCGGCGACCGACGAAGAGGCGATCGAGACGGTCCAGGGCCAGCTCTGGGCGTAG
- a CDS encoding type II toxin-antitoxin system PemK/MazF family toxin produces MDTSWWPALVAVVVIALVVAVADGLKRSGRRPGGRTRPPARPPVRPRAPGEAPARVPRAGEIWWADVPYEDGPPSEGAARSASGRAVAGDGRSKDRPCLVLALRGDSALVAKITSKYHDERPGVIALPPGSVGDARGRPSFLETDELREVPVWEFRRRVGTADPVVWDQVRHLAS; encoded by the coding sequence ATGGACACGTCCTGGTGGCCGGCGCTCGTCGCGGTCGTGGTGATCGCGCTGGTCGTGGCGGTGGCGGACGGCCTGAAGCGCTCGGGCCGGCGGCCCGGTGGGCGGACGCGGCCGCCCGCGCGCCCCCCGGTCCGGCCGCGCGCCCCCGGGGAGGCACCCGCTCGGGTGCCGCGGGCGGGCGAGATCTGGTGGGCGGACGTGCCGTACGAGGACGGGCCACCATCAGAAGGTGCCGCGCGAAGCGCGTCGGGCAGGGCGGTGGCGGGAGACGGGCGGTCGAAGGATCGTCCTTGTCTGGTGCTCGCGCTGCGCGGGGACTCCGCGCTGGTTGCCAAGATCACCAGCAAGTACCACGACGAGCGGCCCGGGGTGATCGCGCTCCCGCCGGGATCGGTCGGGGACGCGCGGGGGCGGCCCAGCTTCCTGGAGACGGACGAGCTGCGGGAGGTCCCGGTGTGGGAGTTCCGTCGCAGAGTGGGAACGGCGGACCCGGTCGTCTGGGACCAGGTCCGCCATCTGGCGTCGTGA
- a CDS encoding MBL fold metallo-hydrolase gives MKLTVVGCSGSFPSADSACSSYLVEADGFRLLLDMGNGALGELQRHIGLYDLDAIFLSHLHADHCIDMCGYFVARYYRHEGGRCEQIPVFAPEGAEQRLTTAYADTPSDKSMSEVFDFRTLKPGSFEIGPFSVRTEKVCHPVEAYAIRIEHGGRSLTYSGDTGVCESLHELADGTDLFLCEASFTHGKEDIPALHLNGREAGAEAARSSVGRLVLTHIPPWTDGAQNLADARAVYDGPSELAFAGAVYEV, from the coding sequence ATGAAGCTCACCGTCGTCGGCTGCTCCGGGTCCTTCCCGTCCGCGGATTCGGCCTGCTCGAGCTACCTCGTAGAGGCCGACGGCTTCCGGCTGCTCCTCGACATGGGCAACGGCGCCCTCGGCGAGCTGCAGCGCCACATCGGTCTGTACGACCTCGACGCCATCTTCCTCAGCCACCTCCACGCCGATCACTGCATCGACATGTGCGGGTACTTCGTCGCCCGCTACTACCGCCACGAGGGCGGCCGCTGCGAGCAGATCCCGGTCTTCGCGCCGGAGGGCGCCGAACAGCGCCTGACCACGGCCTACGCGGACACCCCCTCGGACAAGTCGATGAGCGAGGTCTTCGACTTCCGGACCCTGAAGCCCGGCTCCTTCGAGATCGGCCCGTTCTCGGTGCGTACGGAGAAGGTGTGCCACCCGGTGGAGGCGTACGCCATCCGGATCGAGCACGGCGGCCGTTCGCTCACGTACTCGGGCGACACGGGCGTCTGCGAGTCGCTGCACGAACTGGCGGACGGCACGGATCTGTTCCTGTGCGAGGCGTCCTTCACCCACGGCAAGGAGGACATCCCGGCGCTCCACCTCAACGGCCGGGAGGCGGGCGCGGAGGCGGCCCGCTCCTCGGTGGGCCGGCTGGTGCTGACCCACATCCCGCCGTGGACGGACGGCGCCCAGAACCTGGCGGACGCGCGGGCGGTGTACGACGGGCCGTCGGAGCTGGCGTTCGCGGGCGCGGTGTACGAGGTCTGA
- a CDS encoding PTS transporter subunit EIIC — protein sequence MSTATAQAAAPAKKRGSGLFQGLQKVGRSLQLPIAVLPAAGILLRLGQPDVFGAEGLGWDKVASVFATAGDAVFANMPLLFCVGIAIGFAKKADGSTALAALVGFLVYKNVLTAFPTSEAVVNTTANKGVDVAATYNDPKVFGGIIMGLLAGVIWQKYHRTKLVDWLGFFNGRRLVPIIMAFVGTVMGVLFGLLWEPVGNVITDFGNWMTGLGAVGSGVFGAINRGLLPVGMHQFVNTVAWQEIGSFTDSTGAVWHGDLPRFFHGDPTAGQFMSGFFPIMMFALPAVALAITHAARPERRKVVGGMMFSLALTSFVTGITEPIEFAFMFLAPLLYVIHAVLTAASMVITSALGVHHGFTFSAGALDYFLNWTYATKPWLIIPIGLVFAVIYYVVFRFAITKFNIMTPGREPEEELEDLTKA from the coding sequence ATGAGTACGGCCACCGCCCAGGCCGCCGCTCCCGCGAAGAAGCGCGGATCCGGCCTGTTCCAGGGCCTGCAGAAGGTCGGTCGCAGCCTGCAGCTGCCGATCGCCGTGCTGCCGGCCGCGGGTATCTTGCTCCGCCTCGGCCAGCCCGACGTGTTCGGTGCCGAAGGCCTCGGCTGGGACAAGGTCGCCTCCGTCTTCGCCACGGCGGGTGACGCGGTCTTCGCCAACATGCCGCTGCTGTTCTGCGTCGGCATCGCGATCGGCTTCGCGAAGAAGGCCGACGGCTCGACCGCGCTCGCCGCGCTGGTCGGCTTCCTGGTCTACAAGAACGTGCTCACCGCGTTCCCGACCTCCGAGGCCGTCGTCAACACGACCGCCAACAAGGGAGTCGACGTCGCCGCGACGTACAACGACCCCAAGGTCTTCGGCGGCATCATCATGGGCCTGCTCGCCGGCGTCATATGGCAGAAGTACCACCGCACCAAGCTGGTCGACTGGCTCGGCTTCTTCAACGGCCGCCGTCTCGTCCCGATCATCATGGCCTTCGTCGGCACCGTGATGGGCGTTCTCTTCGGTCTGCTCTGGGAGCCCGTCGGCAACGTCATCACCGACTTCGGCAACTGGATGACCGGGCTGGGCGCCGTCGGCTCCGGCGTCTTCGGTGCCATCAACCGCGGTCTGCTCCCGGTCGGTATGCACCAGTTCGTGAACACCGTGGCCTGGCAGGAGATCGGCTCCTTCACGGACTCCACCGGTGCGGTCTGGCACGGCGACCTCCCGCGCTTCTTCCACGGTGACCCGACCGCCGGTCAGTTCATGTCCGGCTTCTTCCCGATCATGATGTTCGCGCTGCCGGCCGTCGCGCTCGCCATCACCCACGCCGCTCGCCCCGAGCGCCGCAAGGTCGTCGGCGGAATGATGTTCTCGCTGGCCCTGACCTCGTTCGTCACGGGTATCACCGAGCCCATCGAGTTCGCGTTCATGTTCCTGGCGCCGCTGCTGTACGTGATCCACGCGGTGCTCACCGCCGCCTCGATGGTGATCACCTCGGCCCTCGGCGTGCACCACGGCTTCACGTTCTCCGCCGGTGCGCTGGACTACTTCCTGAACTGGACCTACGCCACCAAGCCCTGGTTGATCATCCCGATCGGCCTGGTCTTCGCGGTGATCTACTACGTGGTCTTCCGCTTCGCGATCACCAAGTTCAACATCATGACCCCGGGCCGCGAGCCCGAGGAGGAACTCGAGGACCTCACCAAGGCGTGA
- a CDS encoding PTS transporter subunit EIIC, whose product MSTESAAAAPKKSRWAGLFQGLQKMGRSLQLPIAVLPAAGIINRLGQPDVFGADGLGWDNVAKVMAGAGGALLDGNLGLPLLFCIGVAIGMAKKADGSTALAATVGFLVYFNVLRQFPETCPPGTADINGGCLAPEQAFSGYTYQNPGVFGGIVIGLLTAWFWQRYHRKKLVDWLGFFNGRRLVPIIMTFVAIAFASLCLWVWPPIGDGLENFSDWLVGLGAWGSGVFGVANRALLVIGLHQFLNVPIWFQFGTYERPDGTTVHGDIPMFLAGDPEAGQFLTGFFPIMMFALPAAALAITHCAKPHRRKEVGGMMLSVALTSFVTGITEPIEYSFLFIAPLLYAIHAVLTGVSMAVTWALGVKDGFSFSAGLIDYVINWNLATKPWLIIPIGLGFALVYYVIFRFAITKFNLPTPGREPDELEEEMERDVTKA is encoded by the coding sequence ATGAGTACGGAAAGCGCCGCCGCCGCGCCGAAGAAGTCGAGATGGGCCGGCCTCTTCCAGGGGCTGCAGAAGATGGGCCGCAGCCTCCAGCTGCCCATCGCCGTCCTCCCGGCGGCCGGCATCATCAACCGTCTCGGACAGCCGGACGTCTTCGGCGCGGACGGTCTCGGCTGGGACAACGTCGCCAAGGTGATGGCGGGAGCCGGCGGCGCCCTGCTCGACGGCAATCTGGGTCTGCCCCTGCTGTTCTGCATCGGTGTCGCGATCGGCATGGCGAAGAAGGCGGACGGCTCGACGGCGCTGGCCGCCACGGTGGGCTTCCTCGTCTACTTCAACGTGCTGCGCCAGTTCCCCGAGACCTGCCCGCCCGGAACGGCGGACATCAACGGCGGCTGCCTGGCGCCCGAGCAGGCCTTCAGCGGGTACACGTACCAGAACCCGGGTGTCTTCGGCGGCATCGTCATCGGTCTGCTCACGGCCTGGTTCTGGCAGCGCTACCACCGGAAGAAGCTCGTCGACTGGCTGGGCTTCTTCAACGGCCGCCGGCTCGTGCCGATCATCATGACGTTCGTGGCGATCGCCTTCGCGTCCCTGTGCCTGTGGGTCTGGCCGCCGATCGGCGACGGTCTCGAGAACTTCAGCGACTGGCTGGTCGGCCTGGGCGCGTGGGGTTCGGGCGTCTTCGGTGTCGCCAACCGTGCGCTGCTGGTGATCGGCCTGCACCAGTTCCTGAACGTGCCCATCTGGTTCCAGTTCGGCACGTACGAAAGGCCGGACGGTACGACGGTCCACGGCGACATCCCCATGTTCCTCGCGGGCGACCCGGAGGCCGGTCAGTTCCTGACGGGCTTCTTCCCGATCATGATGTTCGCGCTCCCGGCGGCGGCCCTGGCGATCACCCACTGCGCGAAGCCGCACCGGCGCAAGGAGGTGGGCGGCATGATGCTGTCGGTCGCGCTGACCTCGTTCGTCACCGGCATCACGGAGCCGATCGAGTACTCGTTCCTCTTCATCGCCCCGCTGCTCTACGCGATCCACGCCGTGCTCACGGGTGTGTCGATGGCCGTGACCTGGGCGCTCGGGGTGAAGGACGGCTTCAGCTTCTCGGCGGGTCTGATCGACTACGTGATCAACTGGAACCTGGCGACGAAGCCGTGGCTGATCATTCCGATCGGCCTGGGCTTCGCGCTCGTCTATTACGTGATCTTCCGGTTCGCGATCACCAAGTTCAACCTCCCCACTCCGGGCCGCGAGCCGGACGAGCTGGAGGAGGAGATGGAGCGGGACGTCACCAAGGCGTAG
- a CDS encoding PTS glucose/sucrose transporter subunit IIB encodes MTKRTVGAPRLTFLGRNGQGENMASKAEKIVAGLGGIDNIEEVEGCITRLRTEVVDPSKVDEVALKAAGAHGVVKMGTAIQVVIGTDADPIAADIEDMM; translated from the coding sequence GTGACAAAGCGGACCGTCGGTGCGCCGAGACTCACGTTTCTTGGACGGAACGGACAGGGAGAGAACATGGCCAGCAAGGCTGAGAAGATCGTCGCCGGGCTCGGCGGCATCGACAACATCGAAGAGGTCGAGGGCTGCATCACCCGCCTCCGCACCGAGGTCGTGGACCCCTCCAAGGTCGACGAGGTCGCCCTCAAGGCCGCCGGCGCCCACGGCGTCGTCAAGATGGGCACCGCGATCCAGGTCGTCATCGGCACCGACGCCGACCCCATCGCCGCCGACATCGAAGACATGATGTAA
- the rph gene encoding ribonuclease PH, which yields MSRIDGRTPEQLRPVTIERGWSKHAEGSVLISFGDTKVFCTASVTEGVPRWRKGSGEGWVTGEYSMLPRATNTRGDRESVRGKIGGRTHEISRLIGRSLRAVIDYKALGENTIVLDCDVLQADGGTRTAAITGAYVALADAVAWAQGKKLVKAGRKPLTGTVAAVSVGIVDGTPLLDLCYEEDVRAETDMNVVCTGDGRFVEVQGTAEAEPFDRKELNALLDLASGGCADLAEIQRKALEGTL from the coding sequence ATGTCTCGTATCGACGGCCGTACCCCCGAACAGCTCCGCCCCGTCACCATCGAACGCGGTTGGAGCAAGCACGCCGAGGGCTCCGTCCTCATCTCCTTCGGCGACACCAAGGTCTTCTGCACCGCCTCCGTCACCGAAGGCGTCCCGCGCTGGCGCAAGGGCAGCGGCGAGGGCTGGGTCACCGGCGAGTACTCGATGCTGCCGCGCGCCACCAACACCCGCGGCGACCGCGAATCCGTCCGCGGCAAGATCGGCGGCCGTACGCACGAGATCTCCCGCCTCATCGGCCGCTCCCTGCGCGCCGTCATCGACTACAAGGCGCTCGGCGAGAACACCATCGTCCTCGACTGCGACGTCCTCCAGGCCGACGGCGGCACCCGCACCGCCGCCATCACCGGCGCCTACGTCGCCCTCGCCGACGCCGTCGCCTGGGCCCAGGGCAAGAAGCTCGTCAAGGCCGGCCGCAAGCCCCTCACCGGCACCGTCGCCGCCGTCTCCGTCGGCATCGTCGACGGCACCCCCCTCCTCGACCTCTGTTACGAGGAGGACGTACGCGCCGAGACCGACATGAACGTCGTCTGCACCGGCGACGGCCGCTTCGTCGAGGTCCAGGGCACCGCCGAGGCCGAGCCCTTCGACCGCAAGGAGCTCAACGCCCTCCTCGACCTCGCCTCCGGCGGCTGCGCCGACCTCGCCGAGATCCAGCGCAAGGCGCTCGAAGGAACTCTCTAG
- the rdgB gene encoding RdgB/HAM1 family non-canonical purine NTP pyrophosphatase has protein sequence MTRLILATRNAGKITELHAILADAGLTHELVGADAYPEIPDVKETGVTFAENALLKAHALAQATGLPAVADDSGLCVDVLNGAPGIFSARWSGTHGNDRANLDLLLAQLGDIDDTHRAAHFACAAALALPDGTERVVEGQLRGVLRHTPVGTNGFGYDPILQPEGYEVTCAELTPEQKNAISHRGKAFRALVPVVRELLG, from the coding sequence ATGACCCGTCTGATCCTCGCCACCCGCAACGCCGGAAAGATCACCGAACTCCACGCGATCCTCGCCGACGCAGGCCTCACCCACGAACTCGTCGGCGCGGACGCGTACCCGGAGATCCCCGACGTCAAGGAAACCGGCGTCACCTTCGCCGAGAACGCCCTCCTCAAGGCCCACGCCCTGGCCCAGGCCACCGGCCTGCCGGCCGTCGCCGACGACTCCGGCCTCTGCGTCGACGTCCTGAACGGCGCCCCCGGCATCTTCTCGGCCCGCTGGTCCGGCACCCACGGCAACGACCGCGCGAACCTGGACCTGCTCCTGGCCCAACTCGGAGACATCGACGACACCCACCGCGCCGCCCACTTCGCCTGCGCGGCAGCCCTGGCCCTCCCGGACGGCACGGAACGCGTGGTCGAGGGCCAACTGCGCGGCGTGCTCCGCCACACCCCGGTGGGCACGAACGGCTTCGGCTACGACCCGATCCTCCAGCCGGAGGGCTACGAGGTGACGTGCGCGGAGCTGACCCCGGAACAGAAGAACGCGATCAGCCACCGGGGGAAGGCGTTCAGGGCGCTGGTACCGGTGGTACGGGAGCTGCTGGGCTGA
- the bcp gene encoding thioredoxin-dependent thiol peroxidase: MSERLQPGDTAPAFTLPDADGNEISLADHKGRKVIVYFYPAALTPGCTKQACDFTDNLELLAGAGYDVIGVSPDKPEKLAKFREKEHLKVTLVGDPSKETLEAYGAFGEKKLYGKTVTGVIRSTIVVDEDGKVERALYNVKATGHVAKIIKDLGI, translated from the coding sequence ATGAGCGAGCGACTTCAGCCCGGCGACACCGCCCCCGCCTTCACCCTTCCCGACGCGGACGGCAACGAGATCTCGCTCGCTGACCACAAGGGCCGCAAGGTCATCGTCTACTTCTACCCGGCGGCGCTCACTCCCGGCTGCACCAAGCAGGCCTGCGACTTCACGGACAACCTGGAGCTGCTGGCGGGCGCGGGCTACGACGTCATCGGCGTGTCGCCGGACAAGCCGGAGAAGCTGGCGAAGTTCCGCGAGAAGGAGCACCTGAAGGTGACGCTGGTGGGCGACCCGTCGAAGGAGACCCTGGAGGCGTACGGCGCGTTCGGCGAGAAGAAGCTCTACGGCAAGACGGTGACGGGCGTGATCCGCTCGACGATCGTCGTGGACGAGGACGGCAAGGTCGAGCGCGCCCTGTACAACGTGAAGGCGACGGGCCATGTCGCCAAGATCATCAAGGACCTGGGCATCTGA